The Oikeobacillus pervagus genome includes a window with the following:
- a CDS encoding DNA translocase FtsK codes for MNWFKNLFNRSRHEDESEDFEQENVRNGHDDSNHHEHQEKHRSNDVEARMVFQYPKGNFRFPVIPDDKKERSARRKRQQSGVEEQVAPLYSQETRKIKKTNTALPNKPKQKEFRSKKPFRPTEIPSPIYGFHKNNLKKQKEQTEYELKDSFLRKNHLDHKSRKEELIQKQVAEEMAATLSTQQLTEKEPVVSTDQEERQTKKTEETLSRYDLEQNEGILMDKQEEIQKSDGLSTIKEVEDLIDSLDSSLEEKESIDDSDLEETYVTDKEGKERGLEGIEEIHQDSVEIHVVEDPSGHEPSHISESAKLEKEHEINESVKLEKENEINEAIDETPEEHLPEVEQQDHEFEMKEEPVEKSNIEQEQTAVHTEESTNKEEQKAVANEEKPAKKRTHLPFNVLMLKQDKRYFERKQQLNQMKEKEAKQTKEELVKEEEKEKHEDYQYPSFDFLNPPIEKNSDNRWIAEQMEVLDRTLKNFNVKANVVNVTEGPSVTRFEVQPEPGVKVNKITNLIDDIKLSLAAKDIRMEAPIPGKHTIGIEVPNKESRPVLIREIIESPVFTKSDSPLTVALGLDISGEPIITDLRKMPHGLIAGATGSGKSVCINSLLVSLLYKVSPRQLKLMLIDPKMVELAPYNGIPHLVSPVITDVKVATAALKWAVEEMDRRYELFAHSGARDLKRYNEKVEKKGNKSEYLPYIVIVIDELADLMMMSPAEVEEAICRIAQKARACGIHLIVATQRPSVDVITGLIKANIPTRIAFSVSSQADSRTILDSGGAEKLLGRGDMLFLNNGSSQSLRLQGTFVSDDEIDTVVEHVRNQLEPHYLFQQEELLQKAIVQEEEDELFMEACEFVIQQGGASTSLLQRRFHIGYNRAARLIEIMEAQGIVSEQRAGKPRDVLISLEELAEMNDTSAF; via the coding sequence TTGAATTGGTTTAAAAATTTATTTAATAGATCTCGTCATGAAGACGAAAGCGAGGATTTTGAACAAGAAAATGTCAGGAATGGCCATGATGACTCGAATCATCACGAACATCAAGAAAAGCATCGTTCAAATGATGTAGAAGCGCGCATGGTATTTCAATATCCGAAAGGGAATTTTCGATTTCCGGTCATTCCAGACGATAAAAAAGAACGTTCTGCACGCAGAAAGAGACAACAATCAGGCGTAGAGGAACAGGTGGCCCCATTATATTCACAAGAAACACGGAAAATAAAGAAGACAAATACAGCTCTGCCAAATAAGCCAAAACAAAAGGAATTCCGTTCGAAAAAACCATTTCGTCCAACTGAAATTCCTTCCCCGATTTATGGCTTTCATAAAAATAATTTAAAAAAACAGAAAGAGCAAACTGAATATGAATTAAAAGATTCATTCTTAAGGAAAAATCACCTAGATCATAAAAGTAGAAAAGAAGAACTTATTCAAAAGCAGGTTGCAGAAGAAATGGCTGCGACGCTTTCCACTCAGCAATTAACGGAAAAGGAACCGGTTGTTTCGACTGATCAAGAGGAAAGACAAACGAAAAAAACAGAAGAGACTTTATCCCGTTATGACTTGGAACAAAATGAGGGGATTTTAATGGATAAGCAAGAAGAAATCCAAAAATCGGACGGCCTTTCTACCATAAAGGAAGTGGAGGACTTAATAGATTCTTTAGATTCCTCATTAGAAGAAAAGGAATCAATCGACGATTCTGACCTAGAGGAAACGTATGTGACTGACAAAGAAGGAAAGGAACGAGGATTAGAAGGGATTGAAGAAATTCATCAAGATTCTGTCGAGATTCACGTGGTTGAGGATCCTTCGGGGCATGAACCTTCTCACATCAGTGAATCTGCAAAACTAGAGAAAGAACACGAAATCAATGAGTCCGTAAAGCTAGAGAAAGAAAATGAAATCAATGAGGCTATAGATGAAACACCTGAAGAACATCTTCCTGAGGTGGAACAACAGGATCATGAATTCGAAATGAAAGAGGAGCCAGTTGAGAAGTCTAATATCGAACAAGAGCAAACGGCTGTACATACAGAGGAATCGACAAATAAGGAAGAGCAGAAAGCCGTTGCAAATGAAGAGAAACCGGCTAAAAAACGGACACATCTTCCGTTTAATGTGCTGATGTTAAAACAAGATAAACGCTATTTCGAACGAAAGCAACAGCTGAATCAAATGAAAGAGAAAGAGGCCAAACAGACCAAAGAGGAGCTCGTTAAAGAAGAAGAGAAAGAAAAGCATGAAGATTATCAGTACCCTTCTTTCGATTTTTTAAATCCTCCAATCGAAAAAAATTCTGATAACCGATGGATTGCCGAGCAAATGGAAGTATTGGATCGGACTTTAAAGAATTTCAATGTGAAGGCCAATGTAGTTAATGTAACGGAAGGACCATCTGTTACACGATTTGAAGTTCAGCCTGAGCCGGGTGTGAAAGTAAATAAAATTACAAATTTAATTGATGATATTAAATTAAGTTTGGCCGCAAAAGATATTCGAATGGAAGCACCTATTCCTGGAAAGCATACGATCGGAATTGAAGTTCCAAATAAAGAAAGCCGTCCAGTACTTATAAGGGAAATCATTGAAAGTCCTGTATTTACGAAGAGTGATTCTCCTCTAACGGTTGCTCTTGGTTTAGATATTTCAGGAGAACCGATCATTACAGATTTAAGGAAAATGCCACACGGTTTAATTGCAGGGGCTACAGGGTCTGGTAAGAGTGTTTGTATTAACTCCTTATTAGTAAGCTTGTTATATAAAGTATCTCCACGGCAATTAAAGTTGATGTTAATTGATCCGAAAATGGTAGAACTTGCGCCGTATAATGGCATCCCACATTTAGTCAGTCCGGTTATTACCGATGTAAAAGTAGCAACTGCCGCCTTAAAATGGGCTGTAGAAGAAATGGATAGACGATATGAATTATTTGCCCATTCAGGTGCTCGTGATCTAAAACGATATAATGAAAAAGTCGAGAAAAAAGGGAATAAGTCTGAATATTTACCGTATATTGTCATTGTTATTGATGAATTAGCAGATTTAATGATGATGTCACCTGCTGAGGTGGAGGAAGCGATTTGTCGGATTGCCCAAAAAGCTCGTGCGTGTGGAATTCACTTGATTGTGGCTACTCAGCGGCCATCGGTGGATGTAATAACAGGATTAATTAAAGCGAATATTCCAACGAGAATCGCTTTCTCCGTTTCTTCCCAGGCAGATTCGCGGACCATTTTGGATAGTGGTGGAGCGGAAAAACTTTTAGGAAGAGGAGATATGCTGTTCCTAAATAATGGGTCATCACAATCATTACGATTGCAAGGAACCTTTGTATCAGATGATGAAATCGATACAGTCGTAGAACATGTTCGAAACCAGCTTGAGCCTCATTATTTATTTCAACAAGAAGAACTTTTACAAAAAGCGATTGTACAAGAGGAAGAAGATGAGCTTTTTATGGAGGCATGTGAATTTGTTATCCAACAAGGCGGAGCATCAACCTCCCTACTACAAAGACGATTTCATATAGGATATAATCGGGCAGCTAGATTAATAGAAATAATGGAGGCGCAGGGAATTGTTTCAGAACAGAGAGCGGGAAAACCGAGGGATGTGCTTATTTCTTTAGAGGAATTAGCGGAAATGAATGACACTAGTGCATTCTAA
- a CDS encoding DUF1444 domain-containing protein: MDTKSMRKELENRLKKENRIFSFDRKNDVLRIENKITGKGIDISLPGIIAKWHRKKEKAIEETVYYVDEAIEVMGTDPILKDREKKIFPVIRSRSFPKESSEGVAFLFDEHTAETRIYYALDLGTTYRLIDEQLINKEKWKADHIREMAKFNVRSLPSSLKKDEVAGNLFYFLNTNDGYDASRILNEKFLKEISLTIEGDMTVAVPHADVLIIGDIRNETGYDILAQMTMSFFTNGAVPITALPFIYENGELEPIFIMAKNRKK, from the coding sequence ATGGATACGAAATCAATGAGAAAAGAGCTGGAAAATCGATTGAAAAAAGAAAATCGTATTTTCAGCTTTGATCGAAAAAATGATGTGTTGCGTATTGAAAATAAAATAACAGGTAAGGGGATTGACATCTCTCTTCCAGGTATCATTGCCAAATGGCACAGAAAAAAAGAAAAGGCTATTGAAGAAACCGTTTATTATGTGGATGAAGCCATAGAAGTCATGGGGACAGATCCTATACTTAAAGACCGGGAGAAAAAAATCTTTCCGGTTATTCGCTCTCGTTCTTTTCCAAAGGAATCAAGTGAAGGGGTCGCTTTTTTATTTGATGAACATACAGCGGAAACAAGAATTTATTATGCACTAGATTTAGGCACAACTTATCGATTGATCGATGAGCAGTTGATCAATAAAGAGAAATGGAAGGCAGATCATATTCGTGAGATGGCCAAATTTAATGTTCGTTCATTGCCATCTTCACTTAAGAAGGACGAGGTAGCTGGTAATCTATTTTATTTTTTAAATACAAATGATGGCTATGATGCAAGTCGAATACTGAATGAAAAGTTTTTGAAGGAAATAAGTCTAACTATTGAAGGGGATATGACTGTCGCTGTTCCCCATGCGGATGTATTGATTATAGGAGATATCCGCAATGAAACAGGATATGATATTCTTGCTCAAATGACGATGAGTTTCTTTACAAATGGTGCTGTTCCAATTACAGCATTGCCATTTATTTATGAAAATGGAGAATTAGAACCGATTTTTATTATGGCAAAAAACCGGAAAAAATAA
- a CDS encoding thioredoxin family protein, which produces MEKLKSIEEFSTLKNSGKYIFLFTADWCPDCQVIKPFLPEIEESYSQFTFIYVDRDDFIDLCGELDVFGIPSFLAYDHGQELGRFVSKDRKSREEIEQFLESLNK; this is translated from the coding sequence ATGGAAAAATTAAAGTCTATTGAAGAATTCTCAACTTTAAAAAATAGTGGAAAATACATATTCTTATTTACAGCGGATTGGTGTCCAGATTGTCAAGTCATTAAACCGTTTTTACCAGAGATTGAGGAAAGTTATTCACAGTTTACATTTATTTATGTTGATCGTGATGATTTTATTGATTTATGTGGAGAACTAGATGTGTTTGGGATTCCGAGCTTTCTTGCCTATGATCATGGGCAAGAGTTGGGGAGATTTGTAAGTAAGGACCGCAAATCAAGAGAAGAAATCGAACAATTTCTTGAAAGCCTAAATAAATAA